The following are encoded together in the Rhizoctonia solani chromosome 10, complete sequence genome:
- a CDS encoding WD repeat-containing protein, translated as MNSTLTRFRVQTASPLEPLKAWHVISPGTDIRYVEDLTKDVVRVLGLTEANDEIVLELDGFALLPSSPAGVVRDGDIVTVRYKPRTDKRKATQDQPNKKQKTQSPVPAPSAPLLSTSVANRPQVSTKPRVPRPTFPTKTPAGPSKAGPSSSEDATSSSSDSTSDDSDSSADSSSESTSDSGSGSDSDSDSGSDSSPKPQPIPRQPLVSRQSLVPTQHVAPSSYTRATPSQPPVPPGEGKTTTKSRNARRRALRKHQAAGTAFSPRTTPALTSTTATFTPAPAGDSITATKTQVNAPIAPAKHANKNKRKGFDRDMAESVATRIIYGTPAPSASVERPAPVDTPAESTVQTKSRYTHYHVVPPSERKDLPANVIVTSVDVEAVDGLEGVGEWFDGGNRIAEEESTPVNDGPQPGLAIDWDLVDSEWERQWDSYPTVGADLWSNLKAGILLGYKSLTIDPSTCTPCTKIQLVRVVSGPSSDTGDAECFFVERPGAAAIGFGYGGKFANSFEPEDDAEGEEAGESRTVTFGDVGGWKLIG; from the exons ATGAATTCGACCCTCACCAGATTTCGTGTCCAAACAGCCTCTCCACTTGAGCCTCTGAAAGCTTGGCACGTCATATCACCTGGGACTGATATTAGATATGTCGAAGACTTGACGAAGGACGTCGTTCGGGTACTTGGTTTGACCGAGGCGAACGACGAAATTGTGCTCGAACTGGATGGGTTTGCTCTTTTACCCTCTAGTCCAGCAGGAGTCGTGAGAGATGGTGACATTGTTAC AGTACGGTATAAACCTCGAACAGACAAACGAAAGGCAACCCAAG ACCAACCAAAtaaaaaacaaaaaaccCAATCACCAGTGCCCGCTCCTTCCGCACCGCTTTTATCCACAAGCGTCGCGAACCGACCACAGGTATCAACTAAACCCCGTGTCCCACGCCCTACTTTCCCCACAAAAACCCCTGCAGGACCATCGAAAGCCGGGCCATCATCTTCTGAAGATGCCACGAGCTCAAGCTCGGATTCGACCTCTGACGATTCCGACTCTAGCGCTGACTCTAGCTCAGAGTCAACCAGTGACTCGGGTTCTGGTTCTGACTCTGATTCTGATTCTGGCTCTGATTCCAGTCCTAAACCTCAGCCGATACCTCGCCAGCCATTGGTATCTCGTCAGTCTTTGGTTCC CACCCAGCACGTTGCCCCTTCTTCATATACTCGTGCCACCCCATCTCAGCCACCTGTGCCGCCTGGAGAGGGAAAGACGACCACGAAGAGCCGCAACGCGCGTCGCAGGGCATTGCGCAAACATCAGGCTGCCGGTACTGCCTTTTCTCCACGAACAACCCCTGCGCTAACTTCTACAACGGCCACGTTCACACCTGCGCCTGCCGGGGACTCTATAACGGCCACCAAAACTCAAGTCAATGCACCCATTGCACCCGCCAAACATGCAAATAAGAACAAGCGAAAAGGGTTTGATAGAGATATGGCCGAATCCGTGGCAACGAGAATCATCTATGGGACGCCTGCACCTTCAGCATCTGTCGAACGACCTGCTCCTGTCGATACCCCTGCCGAATCGACTGTGCAAACCAAGTCGCGATACACTCACTATCACGTTGTTCCTCCGTCCGAGCGAAAAGATCTCCCTGCGAATGTGATTGTGACGAGTGTGGATGTGGAAGCGGTTGATGGACTGGAAGGGGTAGGAGAATGGTTTGACGGGGGAAATCGTATCGCAGAAGAGGAATCTACTCCTGTCAATGATGGCCCCCAACCCGGCCTCGCTATAGACTGGGACCTGGTTGATTCCGAGTGGGAGAGGCAGTGGGACTCCTATCCCACTGTTGGAGCCGATCTGTGGAGTAACCTCAAAGCTGGGATTTTACTCGGCTACAAG AGTCTCACGATCGACCCGTCTACTTGTACGCCATGTACGAAAATCCAACTAGTCCGTGTTGTTTCTGGTCCTTCGTCTGATACTGGAGACGCGGAATGCTTCTTCGTTGAACGACCAGGGGCTGCGGCTATTGGGTTTGGATATGGAGGCAAATTTGCGAACTCGTTTGAACCAGAAGATGATGCCGAAGGCGAGGAAGCCGGAGAATCTAGGACGGTTACGTTTGGAGATGTCGGGGGGTGGAAACTAATTGGTTGA
- a CDS encoding S1/P1 nuclease yields the protein MRTILLTIGLASLTRSAQAWGLFGHQITATIAQIYLLPSAREAVCKILPPTYKCNLAGVASWQDEIKQDSAYHEYSKLHFVNAEGDKPPTMCVFGEKGWMEERNILEGIIDGARHVANADTSPIHRDHALRFLVHFLGDIHQPFHLTGEALGANQIKVKWNKRDTNLHTVWDDHFIDHQVLFVDAVEYTNILPTAHSANISEHEASRNQRIESVLTGLNYDPYIRYILNGVYNHWAAEREKWIVCPEPSLNDTRIHMSVQSVLQADISHVDDFVIPSTLCPLHWAEETHPLLCTSVWPTKSELGKLSDEYATRIRKELIVEKQLAMGGLRLASVLNSLLGSADEIKEHGIVPFFK from the exons ATGCGTACTATTCTCCTGACTATTGGCCTGGCGTCTTTAACTCGTTCTGCACAGGCCTGGGGACTATTTG GCCACCAAATCACCGCCACGATTGCCCAGATCTATCTCTTACCTTCGGCACGTGAAGCTGTTTGTAAGATTCTTCCTCCAACCTACAAATGTAATCTGGCTGGTGTCGCGTCGTGGCAGGATGAGATCAAACAAGATAGTGCATACCA CGAGTACTCGAAGCTCCACTTTGTCAACGCCGAAGGCGATAAACCACCAACGATGTGTGTATTTGGCGAAAAAGGCTGGATGGAGGAACGCAACATTCTGGAGGGGATTATAGATGGAGCAAGGCATGTCGCCAATGCTGACAC TTCGCCCATCCACCGTGACCATGCTCTTCGGTTTTTGGTGCACTTTCTCGGAGACATCCATCAGCCATTTCATCTCACTGGTGAAGCCTTGGGTGCAAATCAAA TCAAAGTGAAATGGAACAAGAGAGACACCA ATCTGCACACCGTTTGGGATGATCATTTTATTGACCATCAAGTACTTTTCGTCGATGCTGTTGAGTACACCAACATACTCCCGACTGCTCATTCGGCAAACATCTCGGAACACGAAGCGTCTCGGAACCAGAGGATAGAGTCTGTTCTGACAGGACTGAACTACGACCCTTATATTCGCTATATCCTCAACGGCGTTTACAACCATTGGGCTGCTGAGAGGGAGAAGTGGATCGTATGCCCTGAACCAAGCTTGAATGATACGCGCATACACATGAGCGTCCAATCCGTCTTGCAAGCAGACATTTCTCACGTTGATGACTTTGTcatcccttccaccttgtGCCCGTTGCATTGGGCGGAGGAAACACACCCCTTACTATGTACATCCGTCTGGCCAACCAAAAGCGAATTG GGAAAGCTATCCGATGAATACGCCACTCGCATTCGCAAAGAGTTAATAGTCGAGAAACAACTTGCGATGGGTGGGCTGAGGTTGGCAAGTGTACTTAACAGCTTGCTTGGATCCGCCGATGAGATAAAGGAGCATGGCATTGTTCCATTCTTCAAGTGA